The Ostrea edulis chromosome 1, xbOstEdul1.1, whole genome shotgun sequence genomic sequence GACATTTTAAGTAGCGAAACTTGTGATATAAGACACGGTTGCCAAGACGAAATTTACATCTCTAATTAGGGTTGGAGAATTGTAAGGAGGGAAAATAACAGAGTATATGCTTGTGTGAATTGCTTACTGTAATTATGTAAAAAGTCTGTCACGGATATACATCCTTTTTTCCAGACGTATGTTCCCCACCCTGCGCGTGTCCTTCAGCGGGCTGGAGAGTGACCAAGAGTATATTGTAGCGATGGACATCGTCCCTGTGGACAACAAGCGCTACAGGTACGCTTACCACAGGTCAGCGTGGCTCGTGGCGGGAAAAGCTGATCCTCCCCTCCCCTCCCATGTCTACGTCCACCCAGACTCCATTTTCACTGGGTCACAACTCCAGAAGCAGACGATATCTTTTGAGAAATTGAAACTGACCAATAACGGAGTAGACAAAGTCGGACATGTAAgcaaatataaataattaattttaaaaaaaacctttcgttttctttcttttttatattgttttagaaaaagTAAGACTTTAAACATTGTATTGTAGATTATTCTGAATTCCATGCACAAATATCAACCTCGAATTCACATCGTCAGGAAAACATCGCTGACACCCAATCCTTTAACATCGTTGAAAATGACGGATCACAAAACATTTGTCTTCCCTGAGACTGGTTTCATTGCTGTCACCGCCTACCAAAACCAACTGGTACGTCACCGACATGAAATGGTTTTAACGGTTAAACACTAGGTATCAAATTTTCTATATGGTTTTCTTGCTACATATAACTTTCTCGTTTCAGATTACGAAATTGAAAATAGACAGTAATCCTTTTGCTAAAGGTTTTCGAGATTCCAGCCGCTTGACGGACATTGAAAGGTAATTATCCTGCATTTATGTGATACTGTATGCTATTCATGTAACGTTGTATAACAATTGATGTGTTACACTGTATAATATTTATGTAATACTATTGATATTTATGTAACTCTATGTAATATTCATTTTGTTGTATTGCGAACCTTAAATATATAGCGTAACTAAATCActtgaatttatttcattaattcaaGAGTTCATTGCGATCTTTGtgctttataaaatatttcaaatacagtgtgtatcatgtatgatcctcttaaatgtacgttaaataactgaatcccatttccattctctatgacgtgtagcgtgtgacagcgtggcgagaattccatcgttaTCGAAAAGGTGGTCGAGCCGTCTATGCGCGCTGGTCACATGCTGCTAAGCGGTCTTGAGTTCAAACCCGGGTAGGGGCAGAAGTGGGTATCCATAtaaagtgaataaaatattaatgctGTATTAATTTCATTGCTACAGGGAAACGATGGAAAGTCTTCTTAAAGGCCAATCTAACGCTACCTTGGGGACATTCAATGAACAGCTGAACGAACAAAGGCAAACGATATTTCAAAGTCTAGGAGGTAAGCCACTGCATACCTTATACAGGGTACAAATATCAAAGAAATTAACATTTTGCTCTTCCATAGTAATtagaaagttgtttttttttcaaatgtatgATTAAGGGCATACATTAATGTTCGCCTTATTCTTCATTTACAGATTCTGAACTTGCTCTTTCACTGTTGCATGGAGCCAATTTGGTGGCAGGATCCGCTCCCACGAGTCAGTCCCTAGGGAACATGACCAACAGGAGATTATCACTTCCACTTTCACCTCTCTATTACGGAGCATTACCTAATCAGGAAGTCTTACGTCATCAACTGTTCACCCCTCCGACGTCATCCCCTCTTCTATCGGCA encodes the following:
- the LOC125664218 gene encoding T-box transcription factor TBX20-like; amino-acid sequence: MDLTYRTERKVESLVSKLSQKANAFSIDSLLAQKDPKEMDVKVCEGLISASEQPGTSNPKHADLPPDDMNDSDLHCTSFEAKHPSPPASPRSSDSGSPITAIDHYTGDSSELADVRCRLESRDLWKRFHELGTEMIITKSGRRMFPTLRVSFSGLESDQEYIVAMDIVPVDNKRYRYAYHRSAWLVAGKADPPLPSHVYVHPDSIFTGSQLQKQTISFEKLKLTNNGVDKVGHIILNSMHKYQPRIHIVRKTSLTPNPLTSLKMTDHKTFVFPETGFIAVTAYQNQLITKLKIDSNPFAKGFRDSSRLTDIERETMESLLKGQSNATLGTFNEQLNEQRQTIFQSLGDSELALSLLHGANLVAGSAPTSQSLGNMTNRRLSLPLSPLYYGALPNQEVLRHQLFTPPTSSPLLSAHRYHPYLK